The Candidatus Poribacteria bacterium genome has a window encoding:
- a CDS encoding thiazole synthase translates to MQEFKIADQIYASRLLIGTAGYPNFHIMTEAITASGAEIATVSMRRVKFTDSSGENLFALLRERGMTILPNTAGCFTAKDAILTANLAREALETSLIKVEVIGDEETLFPDVEQLLSAAETLVKDGFTVLPYCNDDPITCKKLEDIGCAAVMPLGAPIGSGMGIRNPYNIQIIRDLVQVPLIVDAGVGTASDAAIAMELGCDGVLLNTAVAKAHRPVLMAEAMKKAVEAGRAAFLAGRIPRKLYATASSPQAGMIE, encoded by the coding sequence ATGCAAGAATTCAAAATCGCAGACCAAATTTATGCATCACGGCTGCTTATCGGAACCGCAGGGTATCCGAACTTCCATATAATGACGGAAGCCATTACCGCGAGCGGTGCCGAAATCGCGACGGTGTCGATGCGCCGCGTGAAATTTACGGATTCATCCGGTGAGAACCTGTTCGCACTCCTCCGTGAACGCGGTATGACGATCCTCCCAAATACCGCGGGGTGTTTCACAGCAAAGGACGCAATTCTGACAGCGAACCTCGCGCGAGAAGCACTTGAGACATCCCTCATCAAAGTTGAAGTTATCGGAGACGAAGAGACCTTATTCCCAGATGTTGAGCAGCTCCTCAGCGCGGCGGAAACACTCGTGAAAGACGGCTTCACGGTGCTCCCGTATTGTAACGATGATCCGATTACATGTAAGAAATTAGAAGACATCGGATGCGCCGCTGTGATGCCGTTAGGTGCACCCATCGGCTCAGGGATGGGGATTCGGAATCCGTATAATATTCAGATTATCCGAGATCTTGTACAGGTGCCGCTCATCGTGGATGCTGGTGTCGGCACTGCCTCAGATGCAGCGATTGCGATGGAGTTAGGGTGCGATGGTGTTCTCCTCAACACAGCAGTCGCGAAAGCGCACCGTCCCGTCCTGATGGCGGAAGCGATGAAAAAAGCGGTCGAAGCAGGGAGAGCAGCATTTTTAGCCGGGCGGATACCCCGGAAACTCTACGCGACCGCCTCAAGCCCACAAGCCGGAATGATTGAATAA
- the cas1 gene encoding CRISPR-associated endonuclease Cas1 has translation MAILYITQQGAMLHKSGNQIIVKKEREVLQEIPIVQLDEVVIFGNGHITTPTMGYLLSKNIPVSFLSSRGKYKGKLQPPYAKDTLIRQQQYAVASDPPQCLELAKCFVRGKLTNAMRFCQRQRTQNDEVKSAILSTRQTLEKLEGAKNLESLLGYEGAGAAAYYQAFRQFLARDWGFTTRQFRPPPDPINAMLSLGYTLLHNHVYAFTNVVGLDPYCGYFHQPKHGHAALASDLMEEFRQIIVDGYVLSLVNNNRIKPKDFEKTNNGIRFTKEALDRFLTGYYGRMQRTFQHPTRNEKTTHLRCIELQVRHLARVIRGKEAVYKPFLVRA, from the coding sequence ATGGCAATTCTCTACATCACCCAACAAGGCGCAATGCTCCATAAATCTGGAAACCAGATCATCGTAAAAAAAGAGCGTGAGGTACTCCAAGAAATCCCGATTGTCCAACTCGACGAAGTCGTCATCTTCGGCAATGGACACATCACAACCCCAACGATGGGATACTTGCTGAGTAAAAATATCCCGGTCTCCTTCCTCTCTTCACGCGGAAAATACAAGGGAAAACTTCAACCGCCCTACGCCAAGGACACGCTGATTCGCCAGCAGCAATATGCCGTTGCGTCGGATCCGCCACAGTGCCTGGAATTAGCGAAATGTTTTGTCCGAGGCAAACTCACAAACGCTATGCGGTTCTGCCAACGGCAACGCACCCAAAATGACGAGGTGAAATCCGCAATACTTTCCACGCGTCAAACTTTGGAAAAACTCGAAGGTGCTAAGAATTTGGAATCGCTTCTCGGATACGAAGGCGCAGGTGCCGCCGCGTATTATCAGGCGTTTCGACAATTTCTGGCACGCGACTGGGGGTTTACCACTCGCCAATTTCGACCGCCACCGGATCCAATTAACGCCATGCTCTCACTCGGCTACACGCTCCTACACAACCATGTTTACGCCTTCACCAATGTCGTCGGTTTAGACCCATACTGCGGATATTTCCATCAACCCAAGCATGGACATGCCGCATTGGCATCGGATCTAATGGAGGAGTTCCGTCAGATTATTGTTGATGGATACGTGCTTTCACTTGTCAACAACAACCGGATTAAACCCAAAGACTTTGAAAAGACCAATAACGGTATCCGTTTCACCAAAGAAGCGTTGGATCGATTCCTCACTGGCTATTATGGGCGGATGCAGCGGACGTTTCAACACCCCACGCGTAACGAGAAAACCACCCATCTGCGTTGTATTGAACTTCAGGTGAGGCATCTGGCTCGTGTGATTAGAGGCAAAGAAGCGGTCTATAAACCCTTTCTTGTTCGCGCTTAG
- the cas2 gene encoding CRISPR-associated endonuclease Cas2, with protein MFYVISYDIPDDKRRNQLAKVLKGFGTRVQYSVFEAHLSRTQYAELKRAVTHVINLSEDSVRYYVLCGACTGRIEVPAIGEITSEPKTIVV; from the coding sequence ATGTTCTATGTTATCTCTTACGATATTCCAGACGACAAGCGACGCAACCAACTTGCCAAAGTGCTCAAAGGGTTCGGCACCCGCGTCCAATACAGCGTATTTGAAGCGCATCTGAGTCGGACACAGTACGCGGAGCTCAAGCGCGCGGTTACCCATGTTATCAATCTTTCCGAAGACTCGGTTCGATACTACGTGTTGTGTGGTGCCTGTACTGGACGCATTGAAGTACCCGCCATCGGTGAAATAACATCGGAGCCCAAGACAATTGTTGTTTAA
- a CDS encoding nucleotidyltransferase substrate binding protein, with the protein MKNQEVRWIQRANSFGRAFNRLKAAVTLAEQRKLSDLEAQGLIQGFEYTHELAWKTLKDFLEAQGTMNLYGSRDTTRAAFRNGLIENGEVWMDMVDKRNLTSHTYDEETAAQVVAAICTTYFAEFEGLLARLQQLKAERSS; encoded by the coding sequence ATGAAAAACCAAGAGGTTCGTTGGATTCAACGCGCAAATAGTTTTGGAAGGGCTTTTAACCGATTAAAGGCAGCAGTAACACTCGCGGAACAACGGAAACTCTCAGATTTAGAAGCACAAGGATTAATACAAGGTTTTGAATACACACACGAACTGGCTTGGAAAACTCTGAAGGACTTCCTTGAGGCGCAAGGGACAATGAATTTGTACGGTTCACGCGACACAACTCGTGCCGCTTTTAGGAACGGACTGATCGAAAATGGAGAAGTCTGGATGGATATGGTTGACAAACGCAATTTAACCTCGCATACCTATGATGAGGAAACCGCAGCCCAAGTTGTCGCCGCTATCTGCACTACCTATTTTGCTGAATTTGAGGGATTGCTCGCCCGGTTGCAGCAACTGAAAGCGGAACGGAGCTCTTGA
- a CDS encoding nucleotidyltransferase domain-containing protein, protein MQHGLSDQTLQKIRDVFVRYPQVEEAVLYGSRARGDYKNGSDIDLTLRGSAELTHTILSQIANDLDDQLLPYTIDLSIFKNIRNPEMIEQIERVGVALYKK, encoded by the coding sequence ATGCAACACGGTTTGTCCGATCAGACGCTCCAGAAAATTCGTGATGTCTTTGTCCGATATCCACAAGTAGAGGAAGCCGTGTTGTACGGGTCCCGCGCCAGAGGCGACTACAAAAACGGATCCGACATTGACCTGACCCTTCGCGGTAGTGCTGAACTGACACACACGATACTCTCACAAATTGCAAACGATCTGGACGACCAGTTGTTGCCTTATACCATTGATCTGTCTATCTTCAAGAATATCCGTAACCCTGAAATGATCGAGCAGATTGAACGAGTCGGCGTAGCACTGTATAAAAAATAG
- the glnT gene encoding type III glutamate--ammonia ligase — MTIDQVERFVEENGIEFFLCSFVEMSGTPKGKVIPSTHLEDMAEEGAGFGGFAAGEIGQYPHDPEMASIPDFNSLTIVPWRKNLAWVAGDMFVEGKSWHYCPRTILRQQLEKTREMGYVFNVGIEAEFMLLKQDETGQYTPWDKLDTLDKPCYDLRALHRNLDMMTTLIKYMQELEWEPYANDHEDGTCQFETNWTYSDALTTADRHTFFKWMVKTIAEERGLLATFMPKPFTNLTGNGAHFHMSLWDTANQTNLFLDENDKNGLSQLAYWFTGGVLKHAKAVTAVTNPLVNSYKRLVRRPPRSGSSWAPVYVTYGANNRTQMVRIPAPGRIENRLSDGAANPYLAATVLLAAGLDGIENQIDPGVQNEDNLYEVPEDELQRRGIGALPTTLSEAVDALEEDEVIKNALGNEYADYYIQVKREEWRNYHWSISQWETANYLEVY; from the coding sequence ATGACCATAGACCAAGTTGAACGTTTCGTCGAAGAGAACGGGATTGAATTTTTTCTCTGCTCTTTTGTAGAAATGAGCGGGACCCCGAAAGGAAAGGTTATCCCATCCACACATCTTGAGGACATGGCAGAAGAGGGCGCAGGTTTCGGCGGCTTTGCCGCAGGCGAGATAGGGCAATACCCACACGATCCGGAGATGGCGAGCATCCCCGATTTTAATTCGTTGACAATCGTCCCCTGGCGGAAAAATTTAGCGTGGGTAGCAGGGGATATGTTCGTCGAAGGTAAGTCGTGGCACTACTGTCCGAGGACTATCCTGCGACAGCAATTAGAAAAAACAAGAGAAATGGGTTACGTCTTCAATGTCGGTATTGAGGCGGAATTTATGCTTTTGAAGCAGGACGAGACAGGGCAATACACGCCATGGGATAAACTCGATACTTTAGATAAACCGTGTTACGATCTAAGAGCGTTGCACCGCAATCTTGATATGATGACAACGCTTATTAAATATATGCAAGAATTGGAGTGGGAACCCTACGCAAACGACCACGAAGATGGAACGTGCCAGTTTGAGACGAACTGGACCTATTCGGATGCCCTTACAACAGCTGATCGGCATACCTTTTTCAAGTGGATGGTTAAAACGATCGCTGAGGAACGAGGATTATTGGCAACATTTATGCCGAAGCCGTTCACCAACCTGACGGGTAACGGCGCACATTTCCACATGAGTCTCTGGGATACGGCAAATCAGACGAACCTATTCCTTGATGAGAACGATAAAAACGGCTTGTCCCAACTTGCCTACTGGTTCACAGGTGGTGTTCTGAAACATGCGAAAGCGGTCACGGCGGTCACAAATCCGCTTGTGAATAGCTACAAACGTTTGGTTCGTAGACCACCGCGTTCCGGTTCATCATGGGCACCCGTTTACGTCACCTACGGTGCTAACAATCGGACGCAGATGGTCCGGATCCCGGCACCGGGGCGCATCGAAAATCGATTAAGTGATGGTGCCGCAAATCCTTATCTGGCAGCGACGGTACTGCTTGCAGCCGGATTAGACGGTATTGAGAATCAGATAGATCCCGGCGTGCAAAACGAGGACAACCTTTACGAGGTCCCGGAAGATGAATTGCAGCGACGGGGTATTGGTGCCTTGCCAACGACACTCAGCGAAGCCGTAGACGCGCTTGAAGAAGACGAAGTCATCAAAAACGCGCTTGGGAACGAATATGCTGACTACTACATTCAGGTCAAACGTGAGGAATGGCGAAACTACCATTGGAGCATCAGCCAGTGGGAAACGGCCAACTATTTGGAGGTTTATTGA
- a CDS encoding formylglycine-generating enzyme family protein yields the protein MRILFRLFGLVLVCLSIIYMVSCGQREEDNEVDAIALVSAEPPVGSTVKTNGTITVTFDGVPSNLSVNVGVVKQLGTTVTISGPFTPGPLSLSITWSDGAQTLTYTVATSTSSTTDLSPEPEPEIIPEPEPIIPEGMVLIPEGEFQMGSNDGNADNDEQPVHKVHLDAFYIDVNEVTNGEFKDFLLANPAWQKDRIDAKFRDANYLQDWNGNNFPLGERDHPVRYVSWYAAMAYAVWVDKRLPTEAEWEKAARGGLERKQYPWGNGINLNRANYGKHLGETTPIGEYPPNDYGVHDIAGNVWEWCLDEYQADFYANSPRRNPTAGAKNVEEIVNNFENIVDFRVLRGGGWNSNPEWLRASNRHGTSPAYAGIGALGFRCAKSVSP from the coding sequence ATGAGAATTTTATTCAGACTGTTCGGTCTCGTACTTGTATGTTTGTCCATTATTTACATGGTGAGTTGCGGACAGCGTGAAGAAGATAATGAGGTTGACGCAATCGCATTGGTGAGTGCGGAACCACCAGTTGGAAGTACTGTCAAGACAAACGGAACTATCACTGTTACTTTTGACGGTGTTCCAAGCAACCTATCAGTAAATGTAGGTGTCGTAAAACAATTAGGTACAACGGTTACAATCTCCGGTCCCTTCACCCCGGGTCCACTCTCGCTATCAATTACGTGGTCGGATGGGGCTCAAACACTCACCTATACCGTCGCAACATCTACCTCTTCAACGACTGATTTGTCCCCCGAACCTGAACCGGAAATTATCCCTGAACCCGAACCGATTATTCCAGAGGGAATGGTCCTGATTCCAGAAGGTGAATTCCAAATGGGCAGCAACGACGGGAACGCTGATAACGATGAACAGCCGGTGCACAAAGTTCACCTCGACGCGTTTTACATAGACGTAAACGAGGTAACCAACGGAGAATTTAAGGATTTTCTCCTTGCGAACCCCGCGTGGCAAAAAGACCGCATCGATGCAAAATTTCGCGACGCTAATTACCTACAAGACTGGAATGGGAATAACTTTCCGCTTGGGGAACGGGACCATCCCGTACGCTATGTAAGCTGGTACGCGGCAATGGCTTACGCAGTTTGGGTAGATAAGCGTTTACCGACAGAAGCAGAATGGGAGAAAGCGGCACGCGGTGGATTAGAAAGGAAACAGTATCCGTGGGGCAACGGCATTAATCTTAACAGGGCAAACTACGGTAAGCATCTTGGCGAGACGACCCCTATCGGCGAATATCCTCCGAACGACTACGGTGTGCATGACATCGCAGGGAACGTATGGGAGTGGTGCCTTGACGAATATCAAGCCGACTTCTACGCCAACTCTCCCCGTCGAAACCCCACCGCAGGTGCGAAGAATGTCGAAGAAATTGTCAACAATTTTGAAAACATTGTAGATTTCCGCGTCCTGCGCGGTGGTGGATGGAACAGCAATCCTGAGTGGTTGCGTGCCTCAAATCGCCACGGGACAAGTCCGGCTTATGCTGGTATCGGTGCCCTCGGGTTTCGTTGTGCGAAAAGCGTATCCCCCTAA
- a CDS encoding PIN domain-containing protein, which yields MKTPFYNWKIYLDTCCLSRPFNDQTQTRIRRENEAIEKILKNFSTGDWSWIVSGALTLEVDNNRDVRQRDEMKSQITNAYVNVLISEIEIARGRDIEKLGFKRLDALHLACAESGNADVFLTTDDRLLRRAKRLSSKLYVRVENPYEWLQTGDN from the coding sequence GTGAAAACCCCTTTTTACAACTGGAAAATTTATCTTGATACGTGTTGTTTAAGTCGTCCGTTTAATGATCAGACGCAGACTCGGATTCGCCGCGAGAACGAGGCTATTGAGAAAATCCTCAAAAATTTCAGTACAGGCGATTGGTCTTGGATTGTTAGCGGAGCTCTAACGCTTGAAGTTGACAACAACCGAGATGTGCGTCAACGCGATGAAATGAAATCTCAGATAACTAATGCTTATGTAAACGTCTTGATCAGTGAGATAGAAATAGCAAGGGGTAGAGATATTGAAAAGTTAGGGTTCAAGCGATTAGATGCTTTGCACCTTGCGTGTGCCGAAAGCGGCAATGCGGATGTTTTCCTCACAACAGATGACAGGCTCCTCAGAAGGGCAAAAAGACTCAGTTCCAAATTGTATGTTCGAGTCGAAAACCCTTATGAATGGCTACAGACAGGAGATAATTGA
- a CDS encoding pyridoxal-dependent decarboxylase: MNYRDILQNIRLAFPQPTSDPIHDSYFVHSIMRALDQVDALKTHLPMLDSIVSADFDAAQHTTLPDAMSSVEDVTAELIGYLRGMTIFGHPRTQQNVIPPTTIPSVIGVLIASLYNPNIAWDEYSHLVALAEVEVVGMTAKMVGYDAEKASGVFTFGGTGTTLYGVKLGLEKACPGTMQNGTPEEAVVFVSDAGHYCATNIVGWLGMGTNNLVTIPTTDDNEIDLAQLEQAVREALTNGKKIAAIIATLGTTDAFGLDDLESIVALRDTLVDEFQLDYRPHVHADAVIGWAWSVFNDYDLEGNPLDFRPRTVRALAGACRRIQHLSLADSIGIDFHKTGFTPYISSLVLVKNREDLNLVKRHPEQMPYLYHFGEHRPGMYTLETSRAGTGPLAALANLRLFGEQGLRVIIGHIVEMTQLLREHLEGHAGTTVLNRDNFGTVTLFRAYPEAVDTFSIKRQEFEDAAYRESLRAHNEYNRKIFDYVHSEAMEGRGVVISTTECYRQTTYQEPIVALKSYILSPFVDEADVKTVVDKVLEAREKVG, from the coding sequence GTGAACTACCGCGATATTTTACAGAACATTAGACTTGCCTTCCCTCAACCTACATCTGACCCGATACATGATTCCTATTTCGTGCATTCCATCATGCGTGCGTTGGACCAGGTTGACGCGCTCAAAACACATCTGCCGATGCTCGATAGTATTGTCTCCGCTGATTTTGATGCGGCACAGCACACGACTTTACCGGACGCTATGTCCTCGGTTGAGGATGTCACGGCTGAGCTCATCGGTTACCTCCGAGGGATGACGATCTTCGGGCATCCTCGGACACAACAGAACGTTATCCCACCGACGACAATTCCAAGTGTGATTGGTGTACTGATTGCTTCGCTATACAACCCTAATATCGCTTGGGATGAATATAGTCATTTGGTGGCATTGGCTGAAGTTGAAGTCGTTGGGATGACGGCGAAAATGGTCGGATATGACGCGGAAAAGGCAAGTGGTGTGTTTACCTTTGGCGGTACTGGAACGACACTCTACGGGGTGAAACTCGGTTTAGAAAAGGCGTGCCCGGGAACGATGCAAAACGGGACACCTGAAGAGGCAGTTGTGTTTGTATCAGATGCCGGCCACTATTGTGCAACGAACATTGTCGGTTGGCTCGGCATGGGAACGAACAATCTGGTTACAATACCAACAACTGATGACAACGAAATCGACCTCGCCCAATTGGAACAAGCGGTTCGGGAAGCACTCACAAACGGGAAAAAGATCGCTGCGATCATTGCGACATTGGGAACCACGGATGCCTTCGGATTGGACGATTTAGAGAGCATTGTGGCGTTACGTGATACACTCGTTGATGAGTTCCAACTCGACTACCGACCGCACGTTCACGCCGATGCGGTTATCGGATGGGCATGGTCGGTATTTAACGACTATGATCTTGAGGGGAACCCCTTAGACTTCCGCCCGCGTACCGTTCGAGCTTTGGCGGGCGCGTGCCGACGTATACAGCACCTATCCCTCGCGGATTCCATCGGGATCGACTTTCATAAGACGGGCTTTACGCCTTATATCTCCAGTCTCGTCCTCGTCAAAAATCGAGAGGATCTCAATTTGGTGAAGCGTCATCCGGAACAGATGCCGTATCTTTATCACTTCGGGGAACATCGCCCTGGCATGTATACCCTTGAAACCTCCAGAGCGGGGACGGGGCCCCTTGCAGCCCTTGCGAATCTCCGATTGTTCGGGGAACAAGGCTTACGAGTCATCATCGGACACATCGTTGAAATGACACAACTCCTGCGGGAACATCTGGAAGGACATGCGGGTACCACCGTGCTGAACCGAGACAACTTTGGAACCGTCACCCTTTTCCGTGCTTATCCGGAGGCGGTGGACACCTTCTCAATCAAACGCCAAGAATTTGAGGATGCCGCGTATCGCGAGAGTTTGCGGGCGCATAACGAATACAACCGCAAAATCTTTGACTACGTGCATTCGGAGGCGATGGAGGGTAGAGGTGTGGTCATTTCCACAACCGAATGCTATCGACAGACAACATACCAAGAACCGATCGTCGCTTTGAAATCATATATCCTATCTCCGTTTGTCGATGAAGCCGATGTCAAAACTGTTGTTGATAAGGTCTTGGAGGCGAGGGAGAAGGTTGGATGA
- a CDS encoding reverse transcriptase domain-containing protein, translated as MLDYTPSTSLTTQLYQPETLHAAWRKVRANKGGPGSDGITIQQFEANLTKHLRHLSRELAEERYYPLPIQKFTMKKSNGSTRELSVLTLKDRIVQRAVCDLISPIYEAKFLECSFAYRPNRGVPHAIAQVAAIRAEGHEWVVHADIEKFFDRMDTHILMRFLRASLKEPAIIRLIQMWLDMGGILQPPKLPTWSIHIENTVHQIGGGVEDVINQLLHRTPNFGHYNEHQNALTADEWELDESEITTRTGTLTQTGKEILTNLGRDGLLLLLANAKRLWKPLATKQLLIVAPLVVAALAAPTVGSLVKERMSRPRKIGIIQGSPLSPVLANIYLHPFDKAMTRAGIRLVRYADDLLLLCRSESRAHHALEYAQKRLATLKLELNPKKTQIARFNTGIEFLGHIFDADGCYQPIPDSRTRILQDQIQHVLKKGTTQVARSGRHVTQHGKNIATQFGERLKKRDK; from the coding sequence ATGCTTGATTACACACCGAGCACGTCTCTCACAACGCAACTCTATCAACCTGAAACATTACATGCCGCCTGGCGAAAAGTCCGCGCTAACAAAGGCGGACCCGGCAGCGATGGCATTACCATCCAACAGTTTGAGGCAAACCTTACCAAACATCTCCGTCACCTCTCGCGTGAACTCGCGGAAGAACGCTACTATCCGCTCCCGATTCAAAAGTTCACCATGAAAAAATCAAACGGCAGCACAAGAGAACTCTCTGTGCTGACGCTAAAAGATCGGATTGTTCAACGCGCCGTTTGCGATCTCATCTCGCCGATCTATGAAGCCAAATTTCTTGAGTGCAGCTTCGCCTACCGTCCCAATCGCGGGGTGCCACATGCTATAGCACAGGTCGCCGCTATCCGGGCAGAAGGGCACGAATGGGTTGTTCATGCGGATATTGAGAAATTCTTTGACAGAATGGATACGCACATTCTGATGCGCTTTCTCCGAGCATCCCTGAAAGAACCAGCGATCATCCGGCTGATTCAGATGTGGTTAGATATGGGTGGTATTTTGCAACCGCCCAAACTTCCGACGTGGAGCATCCATATCGAAAACACAGTCCACCAGATCGGTGGAGGCGTTGAGGACGTGATTAATCAACTCCTGCATCGCACGCCAAATTTTGGGCATTACAACGAACATCAAAACGCACTGACAGCAGACGAATGGGAACTTGACGAGTCTGAAATTACGACAAGAACTGGCACCTTGACACAAACCGGAAAGGAGATATTGACGAACTTAGGGCGAGACGGACTTCTTCTGCTCCTTGCGAATGCCAAACGGTTATGGAAACCTCTCGCCACCAAGCAGCTGCTTATCGTTGCCCCTCTGGTTGTGGCAGCACTCGCTGCACCGACCGTAGGCAGTCTTGTGAAGGAGCGGATGAGCCGCCCACGGAAAATCGGTATTATACAGGGGTCCCCCCTCTCACCGGTGTTAGCGAACATCTATCTTCATCCATTTGACAAAGCGATGACGCGAGCAGGCATACGGCTCGTGCGATACGCGGACGACCTGCTCCTCCTCTGCCGAAGCGAAAGCAGAGCACACCACGCACTTGAATATGCACAAAAACGACTCGCAACACTCAAATTAGAATTGAATCCAAAAAAGACGCAAATCGCACGTTTCAATACAGGGATTGAATTCCTTGGACACATCTTTGACGCGGATGGGTGTTACCAACCCATCCCCGATTCGCGGACAAGAATCTTGCAGGACCAGATACAGCACGTCCTCAAGAAAGGAACAACCCAAGTTGCACGCTCTGGACGACATGTAACGCAACACGGCAAAAACATCGCCACCCAGTTCGGTGAACGTTTGAAAAAACGCGATAAATAA